A region of Carassius auratus strain Wakin chromosome 41, ASM336829v1, whole genome shotgun sequence DNA encodes the following proteins:
- the LOC113059202 gene encoding claudin-12-like, which produces MSCRDVHATNAFAFIIAMLSVGGLMVAMLIPQWRTTRLLTFNRNAKNVTVYDGLWTKCVLRDGSSGCYYFDADWYAKVDQLDLRLLQFCLPAGLLFSSLALLLCLTGMCKTACCSKTPDDIKNSRCLVNSSGCHLVAGMLLFLGGAIAMPPSVWFLFHTRKLNERYDNLFAVEFGVYVAIGSAGGLILAALLMLMWYCMCKKLPSPFWLPLPEVPAMTNSLSAQPLMANGLPSPMTYGPQSFPPAVLDAPTFFPAQGYPQPAPTQPMPPHVYMPQMSIPDGYGIELGASQAYSYAPSQSYAPSQGYAPSQSYAPSQRYAGHRYSTRSRMSGIEIDIPVLTD; this is translated from the exons ATGTCTTGTCGTGACGTTCACGCCACCAATGCTTTCGCCTTCATCATCGCAATGCTGTCAGTGGGTGGTCTGATGGTCGCCATGCTCATTCCCCAGTGGAGAACCACCCGCCTTCTCACCTTTAACCGCAATGCTAAAAACGTGACCGTGTACGATGGCCTGTGGACAAAGTGTGTGCTTCGAGATGGTTCTTCAGGTTGCTATTACTTTGATGCAGACTGGTATGCCAAAGTAGACCAGTTGGACCTCAGACTACTTCAGTTCTGTTTACCTGCAG GCCTGCTGTTTTCCAGCTTGGCTCTTCTGCTTTGCCTCACTGGCATGTGTAAAACTGCTTGCTGCTCCAAAACTCCTGATGACATCAAGAACTCCCGCTGCTTGGTCAACAGCTCAggctgccatctagtggctgGGATGCTTCTGTTTCTAGGCGGGGCAATTGCCATGCCACCCTCTGTCTGGTTCCTGTTCCACACGCGTAAGCTTAATGAGCGGTATGATAATCTGTTTGCTGTTGAGTTTGGGGTGTATGTGGCCATTGGCAGTGCTGGTGGGCTAATCCTAGCCGCTCTGCTGATGCTCATGTGGTAttgcatgtgtaaaaaactgcCTTCACCCTTCTGGCTACCTCTACCTGAAGTTCCTGCAATGACCAACAGCCTCTCAGCTCAGCCCCTCATGGCCAATGGCTTGCCTTCTCCCATGACATATGGGCCCCAGAGCTTCCCTCCGGCTGTTCTGGATGCCCCCACTTTTTTCCCAGCACAGGGTTACCCTCAGCCTGCACCTACACAGCCTATGCCGCCCCATGTCTACATGCCACAGATGTCCATACCTGATGGTTACGGTATAGAACTTGGAGCCTCACAGGCATATAGTTACGCTCCCTCTCAAAGCTACGCGCCTTCTCAGGGATATGCCCCATCTCAAAGCTACGCCCCCTCACAGAGGTATGCTGGGCACCGCTATTCCACACGCTCCCGTATGTCCGGCATTGAGATTGACATTCCTGTCCTTACAGACTGA